Proteins found in one Geomonas subterranea genomic segment:
- a CDS encoding glycine zipper family protein produces the protein MRKLAVFMIAMMLFSGCTHYKSQYVSFRPPEAYQNHLEQSGVSLGGEAYATSDAAEKAFGFDIKGAGLLPVMLVMDNKSGKTLELMGGQTFLVDEAGNYWPLVTNKVAFDRLESSTQFASFFGKGAGKGAVLGAAAGTVLGAALGIVSGRSVAGSLGKGAALGAAGGAIIGGTQEGTSNDRENRISDDLRSKGLEGKPIPADSLSNGFIFFPGEAPSAKELRLQWREKETGQVQKLILPLNVRK, from the coding sequence ATGAGAAAACTAGCCGTCTTCATGATAGCCATGATGCTGTTCTCCGGATGCACTCACTACAAGAGCCAGTACGTCTCTTTCCGGCCGCCCGAGGCGTACCAGAACCACCTGGAGCAGTCCGGCGTGTCGCTGGGGGGTGAGGCGTACGCGACCTCCGACGCGGCGGAGAAGGCCTTTGGTTTCGACATCAAGGGAGCGGGGTTGCTGCCGGTCATGCTGGTCATGGACAACAAGAGCGGCAAGACGCTCGAGCTCATGGGGGGGCAGACGTTCCTGGTTGACGAGGCGGGGAATTACTGGCCGCTGGTCACCAACAAGGTGGCTTTCGACCGGCTGGAGAGCTCGACCCAGTTCGCCTCCTTCTTCGGGAAGGGGGCTGGCAAGGGGGCCGTGCTCGGGGCAGCGGCAGGCACGGTCCTTGGTGCGGCCTTGGGCATCGTTTCCGGCAGGAGCGTGGCAGGGTCGCTCGGCAAGGGTGCCGCACTCGGCGCGGCAGGCGGCGCCATCATCGGCGGCACCCAGGAGGGGACCTCCAACGACCGCGAGAACCGTATCTCGGACGACCTGAGGAGCAAGGGGTTGGAGGGTAAGCCCATCCCGGCCGACAGCCTCTCCAACGGCTTCATCTTCTTCCCGGGCGAGGCCCCGAGCGCAAAGGAGCTGCGGCTGCAGTGGCGCGAGAAGGAGACCGGCCAGGTGCAGAAGCTGATCCTGCCGCTCAACGTGCGCAAGTAG
- a CDS encoding ATP-dependent helicase: protein MKLLHNLNPPQQEAVLHGEGPMLVLAGAGSGKTRVIVHRIAHLIHERGVPPWQILAVTFTNKAAGEMRERIQHMLGEGETPLVSTFHSTCARILRSDIKSLGYDSNFAIYDDKDCERLLKDCAAELNLDEKRYPVKLLGSAIDEFKNQGMSPFDVPADSPYQATLARAYRCYQERLKRCNAADFGDLLLLTVQLFEEHPEVLDKYLQRWRWILVDEYQDTNPVQYRLVQLLAGARQNLCVVGDDDQSIYGWRGADIRNILEFEKDFPGVKVVKLEQNYRSTKTILDGAWHVVQKNRGRKPKRLWTDNPEGERIVYRTLPNEWEEGRTVCREIERFLAEGGDLSEVAVFYRTNAQSRVIEEALVGAQIAHHMVGGVRFYARLEIKDILAYLKVLDNPSDDVAVKRIINTPPRGIGNTTVQKITDFANEKGLPFYDAMLEGAYGPLLPAAARGKVAAFVNELEGYKTLSEKLPLSELTAAVINDSGYYARLKMQRTDEAQERIDNLQELVTAMQTYESMPGEHGLADFLERVALVSDLEHEGEGKKSSATLMTLHSAKGLEFQLVFMIGMEEKLFPHVRALENPEQMEEERRLCYVGMTRAKKRLFLLNVRRRHIFGQEQMNAPARFIADIPRELLDSGDLWQRPEPRDFSSSSHNLASLFEDEIEPEFEDNEVRMVPDDEDDGIRVGMKVRHAQFGPGTIRKIEGEGDNQKVIVWFNSLGGPKKLLVRFAGLERA, encoded by the coding sequence ATGAAACTGCTCCACAATCTGAATCCTCCCCAGCAGGAGGCGGTGCTGCACGGAGAGGGACCTATGCTGGTCCTCGCCGGCGCCGGCTCCGGCAAGACGCGCGTCATCGTACACCGCATCGCCCACCTCATCCACGAGCGGGGCGTCCCCCCCTGGCAGATCCTGGCCGTCACCTTCACCAACAAGGCCGCCGGAGAGATGCGCGAGCGCATCCAGCACATGCTGGGTGAAGGGGAGACTCCCCTGGTCTCCACCTTTCACTCCACCTGCGCACGGATCCTGAGAAGCGACATCAAGAGCCTCGGCTACGACTCCAACTTCGCCATCTACGACGACAAGGACTGCGAACGCCTTTTAAAGGACTGCGCCGCCGAGTTGAACCTCGACGAGAAGCGCTACCCGGTGAAGCTCTTGGGAAGCGCGATCGACGAATTCAAGAACCAGGGGATGAGCCCCTTCGACGTTCCCGCCGATTCCCCCTATCAGGCGACCCTGGCCCGGGCCTACCGCTGCTACCAGGAGCGCCTGAAGCGCTGCAACGCGGCCGACTTCGGCGACCTGCTCCTTCTCACCGTGCAGCTCTTCGAGGAGCACCCGGAGGTGCTGGACAAGTACCTGCAGCGCTGGCGCTGGATACTGGTGGACGAGTACCAGGACACCAACCCGGTGCAGTACCGCCTGGTGCAGCTTCTGGCCGGCGCCCGGCAGAATCTCTGCGTCGTTGGTGACGACGACCAGTCCATCTACGGCTGGCGCGGCGCCGACATCCGCAACATCCTGGAATTCGAGAAGGATTTCCCCGGGGTCAAGGTGGTCAAGCTGGAGCAGAATTACCGCTCCACCAAGACCATCCTGGACGGCGCCTGGCACGTGGTGCAGAAGAACAGGGGGAGAAAGCCCAAGCGTCTGTGGACCGACAACCCCGAAGGTGAGCGCATCGTGTACCGCACCCTCCCCAACGAGTGGGAGGAGGGGCGCACCGTCTGCCGCGAGATCGAACGCTTCCTCGCCGAGGGGGGCGACCTCTCCGAGGTGGCGGTCTTCTACCGTACCAACGCGCAGTCCCGCGTAATCGAGGAGGCCCTGGTGGGGGCGCAGATCGCGCACCACATGGTCGGAGGAGTGCGCTTCTACGCGAGGCTCGAGATAAAGGACATCCTCGCCTACCTGAAGGTGCTGGACAACCCTTCCGACGACGTCGCGGTGAAGAGGATCATCAACACGCCGCCGCGCGGTATCGGCAACACCACGGTGCAGAAAATCACCGACTTCGCCAACGAGAAGGGGCTCCCTTTCTACGACGCGATGCTGGAAGGCGCCTATGGGCCGCTCCTCCCCGCCGCCGCGCGCGGCAAGGTGGCCGCCTTCGTCAACGAGCTGGAGGGGTACAAGACCCTGAGCGAGAAGCTCCCGTTATCCGAGCTCACCGCCGCCGTCATCAACGATTCGGGGTATTATGCCCGCCTGAAGATGCAGCGGACCGACGAGGCCCAGGAACGGATCGACAACCTCCAGGAGTTGGTGACCGCCATGCAGACCTACGAAAGCATGCCGGGCGAGCACGGGCTGGCCGATTTCCTGGAACGGGTCGCGCTGGTCTCCGACCTGGAGCACGAGGGGGAGGGAAAGAAGTCCTCCGCCACGCTGATGACCCTCCACTCGGCCAAGGGGCTGGAATTCCAGCTGGTCTTCATGATCGGCATGGAGGAGAAGCTATTCCCCCACGTGCGCGCCCTGGAGAACCCCGAGCAGATGGAGGAGGAAAGAAGGCTCTGCTACGTGGGGATGACCCGTGCCAAGAAGCGCCTGTTCCTTCTGAACGTGCGCCGGCGCCACATCTTCGGGCAGGAACAGATGAACGCGCCGGCCCGTTTCATCGCCGACATCCCAAGGGAGCTGCTGGACAGCGGCGACCTCTGGCAGCGCCCCGAGCCCCGCGACTTTTCTTCCTCCTCGCACAACCTCGCCTCCCTCTTCGAGGACGAGATCGAGCCGGAGTTCGAGGACAACGAGGTGCGCATGGTACCGGACGACGAGGACGACGGCATCCGGGTAGGGATGAAGGTGCGCCACGCCCAGTTCGGGCCGGGCACCATCAGGAAGATCGAGGGGGAGGGCGACAACCAGAAGGTGATCGTCTGGTTCAACTCCCTGGGAGGGCCCAAGAAGCTCCTGGTGCGCTTTGCCGGCCTTGAGCGGGCGTGA
- a CDS encoding response regulator → MQPTILLVDDLQMFLEIEKDFFKHTDVKIVTARDGVEAFEVVKREKPSLVFMDLQMPNMDGAACCRAIRSHPDHSALPVVIISSTSVPQDKDDCLAAGCNYFLTKPAGRDRFLEIAREFIPGIDRREKRVPCNLAGTLQHNGETASCTLHDLGVDGTYVITGLSARAGNVVNLSFTLPDGTLIDSPCKVIWSGDSSPVRPKGLGLKFALLPKQLRSALAHALERL, encoded by the coding sequence TTGCAACCAACGATACTGCTCGTAGACGATCTGCAGATGTTTCTTGAGATCGAGAAGGACTTTTTCAAACATACCGATGTGAAAATCGTAACGGCGCGCGACGGTGTCGAGGCTTTCGAGGTGGTCAAGAGGGAGAAGCCGTCCCTGGTCTTCATGGACCTGCAGATGCCCAACATGGACGGGGCGGCGTGCTGCCGGGCCATCCGTTCCCATCCGGACCATTCCGCTCTTCCGGTGGTGATCATCTCCTCCACCTCGGTGCCGCAGGACAAGGACGACTGTCTTGCCGCCGGTTGCAACTATTTCCTCACCAAGCCCGCCGGCCGTGACCGTTTCCTGGAGATCGCCCGCGAGTTCATACCCGGCATCGACCGGCGCGAAAAGCGCGTTCCCTGCAATCTCGCCGGAACTCTGCAGCACAACGGCGAGACGGCCTCCTGCACGCTGCACGACCTCGGGGTGGACGGCACCTACGTGATCACCGGTCTCTCCGCCCGGGCCGGCAACGTGGTCAACCTCTCCTTCACCCTTCCCGACGGTACGTTAATCGATTCCCCGTGCAAGGTGATCTGGTCCGGCGACAGCTCTCCCGTGCGCCCCAAGGGGCTTGGGCTCAAGTTCGCCCTGTTGCCCAAACAGCTCCGTTCCGCGCTGGCTCATGCGCTGGAAAGGCTGTAG
- a CDS encoding AAA family ATPase → MKIAITGKGGVGKTTFASLLCRAFASDGARVLAVDADPDANLAAALGIPAERAAKLQPVARMKELAEERTGASGGYGSFFKLNPKVCDLPEQFCLEHDGVRFLWMGTLEQGGSGCACPESTLVKRLMGHLLLERDEVVVMDMEAGLEHLGRRTAESVDALVVVVEPGQRSLQTARQITRLAADLGIEEVFVVGSKVRDDEDRRLIEAEIPAPQLLGTISFCEEVRRADRENCAPDRLSVQALREVREIKDRILARRSN, encoded by the coding sequence CTGAAGATCGCCATCACCGGCAAGGGGGGGGTGGGCAAGACCACCTTCGCGAGCCTCCTCTGCCGTGCCTTCGCAAGCGACGGCGCCAGGGTGCTGGCCGTGGACGCCGACCCGGACGCCAATCTCGCTGCGGCGCTGGGGATCCCGGCCGAGCGGGCCGCAAAGCTGCAACCGGTGGCGCGCATGAAGGAACTCGCGGAGGAACGCACCGGCGCGAGCGGCGGCTACGGCTCCTTCTTCAAGCTGAACCCCAAGGTCTGCGACCTGCCGGAGCAGTTCTGCCTGGAGCACGACGGCGTCCGTTTCCTCTGGATGGGAACCCTGGAGCAGGGGGGGAGCGGCTGCGCCTGCCCGGAAAGTACCCTGGTGAAACGTCTGATGGGACACCTCCTCCTGGAACGGGACGAGGTGGTGGTCATGGACATGGAGGCCGGGCTCGAGCACCTGGGACGCCGCACGGCCGAATCGGTGGACGCCCTGGTGGTCGTTGTGGAACCGGGGCAGCGCAGTCTGCAGACCGCCCGCCAGATTACGCGGCTGGCCGCCGACCTGGGCATCGAGGAGGTCTTCGTGGTGGGGAGCAAGGTGCGCGACGACGAGGACCGGCGGCTGATCGAGGCTGAAATCCCCGCGCCGCAGCTGCTCGGGACCATCTCCTTCTGCGAGGAGGTGCGGCGGGCGGACCGCGAGAACTGCGCGCCGGACCGTTTGAGCGTCCAGGCGCTCAGGGAGGTGCGAGAGATCAAGGACCGCATTCTCGCCAGGCGGTCCAACTAA
- the cooS gene encoding anaerobic carbon-monoxide dehydrogenase catalytic subunit has protein sequence MTMKLSTDPSAATLLPIAKKEGISTVWDRHRAMQPQCGFGQLGVCCRICWKGPCRIDPFGDGPQRGICGADADTIVARNVIRMIAAGAAGHSEHGRHVALALQGVAEGRLPAYQIRDEAKLRAVAAKLGICTEGEDIPAIAAAVAKATLEDFQNQDHDAPCNWVEASLTKKRLERLQALHVVPHNIDAVITQIMGRTLVGCDADPVNLILGGIKGALADFDGMCLATELSDVLFGTPSPVVTAANLGVIKPDAVNIAVHGHNPLLSEVVCEVAGQMDEEARKAGAKDGINIVGICCTGNEVMVRHGIPLAANYLSQELALVTGAVDAMVVDVQCIMPSVSEIGACFHTAVITTMAENKIPGATHVEFREETALENARRIVATAIEAYKRRDPRRVNIPDFKQTAIVGFGVESVVGALATLNAEDPLQPLIENIANGNIRGIALFAGCNSTQVAQDSSFVTMAKKLAANNVLMLATGCGAGAFAKHGLMTQEATLEYAGDSLKAVMTAIGTSAGLNGPLPLVLHMGSCVDNSRAVQVAVAVADKLGVDLDQLPLVASAPEAMSEKAVAIGTWSVALGIPTHLGTMPQVTGSAKVTELLTQTAKDLLGGYFLVELDPNLAADKLLEVIEERRKGLGI, from the coding sequence ATGACCATGAAGCTCAGCACCGATCCGTCCGCGGCGACCCTGCTGCCCATCGCCAAGAAAGAAGGGATTTCCACCGTTTGGGACCGCCACCGCGCCATGCAGCCGCAGTGCGGCTTCGGCCAGTTAGGCGTCTGCTGCCGCATCTGCTGGAAAGGCCCCTGCCGCATCGATCCGTTCGGGGACGGCCCCCAGCGCGGCATCTGCGGCGCCGACGCCGATACCATCGTGGCCAGGAACGTGATCCGCATGATCGCGGCCGGCGCTGCGGGTCACTCCGAGCACGGCCGCCACGTGGCGCTCGCCCTGCAGGGGGTGGCGGAGGGGAGGCTCCCCGCCTACCAGATTCGCGACGAGGCCAAGCTGCGTGCGGTTGCGGCGAAACTCGGCATCTGCACCGAAGGAGAGGACATCCCGGCCATCGCCGCCGCGGTAGCCAAGGCTACCCTGGAGGATTTCCAGAATCAGGACCACGACGCCCCCTGCAACTGGGTGGAGGCGAGCCTGACGAAAAAGCGCCTGGAGCGCCTGCAGGCCCTGCACGTCGTGCCGCACAACATCGACGCCGTGATCACCCAGATCATGGGGCGCACCCTGGTCGGGTGCGACGCCGATCCGGTCAACCTGATCCTCGGCGGCATCAAGGGCGCGCTTGCCGACTTTGACGGCATGTGCCTCGCAACCGAGCTTTCCGACGTCCTCTTCGGGACGCCGAGCCCGGTGGTGACGGCAGCGAACCTTGGCGTCATCAAGCCGGATGCGGTGAACATCGCGGTGCACGGCCACAATCCGCTTTTGAGCGAGGTGGTCTGCGAGGTCGCGGGTCAGATGGACGAGGAGGCCAGGAAGGCCGGGGCCAAGGACGGGATCAACATCGTCGGTATCTGCTGCACCGGTAACGAGGTCATGGTGCGCCACGGCATCCCGCTGGCGGCCAACTACCTCTCGCAGGAGCTCGCGCTGGTCACCGGCGCGGTCGACGCCATGGTGGTTGACGTACAGTGCATCATGCCCTCGGTGAGCGAGATCGGCGCCTGCTTCCACACCGCCGTGATAACCACCATGGCGGAGAACAAGATCCCCGGTGCCACCCACGTGGAATTCAGGGAGGAAACAGCACTGGAGAACGCGCGCCGCATTGTCGCGACCGCCATCGAGGCCTACAAGCGCCGCGACCCGCGCCGGGTCAACATCCCGGACTTCAAGCAGACCGCCATCGTCGGCTTCGGCGTCGAGTCCGTGGTGGGGGCACTGGCGACCTTGAACGCCGAAGACCCGCTCCAGCCGCTGATCGAGAACATCGCCAACGGCAACATCCGCGGCATCGCCCTCTTCGCCGGCTGCAACTCGACCCAGGTGGCGCAGGACAGCAGCTTCGTCACCATGGCCAAGAAGCTCGCCGCCAACAACGTGCTCATGCTCGCCACCGGCTGCGGCGCCGGGGCCTTCGCCAAGCACGGTCTCATGACCCAGGAGGCGACGCTGGAGTACGCCGGGGATTCCCTCAAGGCGGTCATGACCGCAATCGGCACCTCGGCCGGGCTGAACGGGCCGCTCCCCTTGGTGCTGCACATGGGATCCTGCGTGGACAACAGCCGCGCCGTCCAGGTGGCGGTGGCCGTCGCCGACAAGCTCGGCGTGGACCTCGACCAGCTCCCGTTGGTCGCCTCGGCGCCCGAGGCGATGTCGGAAAAGGCGGTCGCCATCGGCACCTGGAGCGTGGCGCTCGGCATCCCGACCCACTTGGGCACCATGCCGCAGGTCACCGGTTCGGCCAAGGTTACCGAGCTCCTGACCCAGACCGCCAAGGATCTGCTGGGTGGCTACTTCCTTGTGGAACTCGACCCGAACCTCGCGGCGGACAAACTCCTGGAGGTGATCGAGGAGCGCAGGAAGGGATTGGGGATTTAG